The region TTGGAATCCAATTTACAGGATTCGTTCGTGTTGAACTTTTGCAAGCCATTGATCTAAATTTAAATTCGCTTTGCTTATATGAATTGGCATCTAGAGCAGACTTCTCTTCTCAAAATCACTTTTGGTTTAGTGAAGACGTTGTGAACATCATAtggaaaatttaataaaaaaataaaatttaatgtgAATGTGCAGTTGATTTTTCAAAGTGCCAGATTTTGGTGTCCTTATAATGCCTTTTGATGATCTTTGTTATTTTGGTTCCATGATATATCTATTTGTGTTCTTTTTCTGACTTATACTGACAGGTGCATGCTAACTCTACTTTGATGCTGCTATCGTGTTATTCTGCTGGGTGAAAGTTGATGAATGAGGGCTCCAATGCAGAGCTTATTATATTAGACTAAGAGGAGTCTATATTTCTttaagaattttggttggagaAAGGAACTACATATGGCTAGTCAGCTGGCTGGTGAGCCATCCTCCTTTGCATCTGATGGAAATTTTAAGGTTACTCAGGAGAAAACAGAAGAATCTGGTGAGCAATGGTATTTTTCAAGGAAGGAACTAGAAGAGAACTCTCCATCTAGACAGAATGGCATTGATTTGAAGAAAGAGAATTACCTGCGCAAATCATATTGCACATTTTTACAAGATTTAGGCATGCGGCTCAAAGTGTAAGTTGTCTCCGGATACTTTTGTAGTTTCATAATGTTACTCATATTTATGAGGATTCAAAACTGAAAGGTCCTTGTGGCCTGTGGGTGCCTGACTGCCtgtagatttttttattatgatagATGCTGTTGCTCCAGTTATGATTGGTTTCTCcctttgtttttaattttgaagaGCATTAGAATGCATGTCCCTGGTTCAATGGTAGGCTAGTAAGCTGTGAATAATTGTGGGGTTCAATTAACGCTCATTGATATTGTTGTGTGAAATGCTCCATCTCATTAATTGTAAATGAGTCAAATTGTTGTGAATTTTGTGTTACTTAGTGATTGAATAATAGATGACAGATGTTTAGGTTTTCTTCCAGTATTCGTCACTTTGGTCTTCTTAAGGAATTTAAGGTCAGGATTTTTTTGGTTTCTTGTGAGCTTCTTATAACTCATTTGCATGCATCCTCATAAAAGAAACATGAACAGATATGGTAATAGATCTGTGTACTGATAGTCCATCCTGCTTGTGTTATTCGATGGCATTCTAGTTCTGCAATCAAATACCATGCTACCTTTGCAATTTTCTTAGCTCACTGCTTGACCTTTCATAATGCAGGCCTCAGGTGACAATTGCTACTGCAATTATATTTTGTCATCGCTTCTTCCTTCGTCAGTCCCACGCGAAAAATGATAGAAGAGTgagttttttgtttaattttcaattatattCTTCATAAATTATAATGATGAGAGTTTCATGCAAAAGACTCATGTTGAGTTGTTGAACATTAATATATGGTTTTGTGGAACTGAATGCTATCTTGCTGATCGAATATCTAAATATGGCATTCTTTTTTTCAGTAAAGAATTACTTAGAGGTTCAGTGCTATAATATCTAGTGGGTGACATATTATATACTCTTATTGTAAGTTTGGAACTGGGGCCCATCTATCTCGATAGAGAGCATAATTCATATTCTTATTTGTTGTATCTTGTAAATATTTGACCCTGACATAACATCTGGGAATTACCAGAACTTATCAGCAATGCAATTGTTTTAGTGAATTTGTTTCTAAGTTGGTTGTACAAGTAAACATGTATTGCAAAATTGTCAAGCAAATGCCAAGGCCTATTCAAATGCTAAAACATATAAGGAAAAGTTAGTATCTGTTATTATTCTTCAACTTGGGCGTATTTCCTTACAATTAATGTTCGTagtgttgggttacaaacccatcccacatcggatgagggagggaagttggaaggtgtatataattcctgtccaaccccaattagtttgaggccttttgggagtgaccctaaaacaaatccgtgcgggcttgacccaaagcggacaatatcaagcTAATGtggcagtcgacgatcctaacaagtggtatcagagcccaggtggctatgggttgtgcctggatgagccccggttagggtcgggcccaggatgacccaggggccagggctggaacaacccatgttcgtgtcgactgcgttcccgatgtggtctcggtttgaggggaggtttgttgggttacaaacccatcccacatcggatgagggagggaagttggaaggtgtatataattcctgtccaactccaattagtttgagaccttttgggagtgacccaaaaacaaatccgtgcgggcttgacccaaagcagacaatatcaaactaatgttgcagtcgacgatcctaacacgTAGGACAACAATCGTGAGTTCTAGACTTGGACACTGTACCATAATATAATTATAGGTTAATCCAGATGCAGTGTGTCTCTAATATGTTTTCTTGTGGGTGTTCATGAGTTGTTAGTTGTTTATAGCTAGTTTTCAATGAGCTTATACTGTTTCAACATCTGTTTACGATAACTATAGAATATTAAATCTTATGTTGTCTGAACTAAAACTATTTTGTGCTGGCTTTATGTATATATAGATTTTGAAAGCCGATGTATCTACATGTTTTTGCAGACCATTGCCACAGTATGCATGTTTTTAGCGGGTAAGGTTGAAGAAACTCCTCGTCCTTTAAAAGATGTAATTCTGGTGTCATATGAGATTACTCACAAAAAAGATCCTGCTGCTGTGCAAAGAATCAAGCAGAAGGTGCTGAAAATTACTCTCTTGTTGGCTTGATACTAGCCTTGATTCTTTCACATTTGATATGCCATTTCATACTTTCCACATGTTTATTCATGTCCGTTAGGTTATAATACCTAAAATCTGCATTGACACACATACACATGTATATATGACAATACTACAAAGGGAAttttgaaatttcatttatgtatCCGTTATTTGATAATGGATCGTTTAGTACAGGAGGTGTATGAGCAACAAAAGGAACTTACTCTATTGGGAGAAAGGGTTGTTCTTGGAACACTTGGTTATGATCTCAACGTACACCATCCTTATAAACCCCTTGTTGAGGCAATTAAAAAATTCAAGGTGGCACAAAATGCCCTAGCGCAAGTTGCATGGAACTTTGTAAATGATGGGTATGATGCACTCATATAGTTATAAATTAGCATTATCCTTGGCCATCCTACCTGTTTCTCCTTTTGACCCGAGAGTGGCATGCAGGCTTCGGACATCTCTGTGCCTGCAGTTTAAGCCGCACCACATTGCAGCAGGTGCCATTTTCCTTGCTGCCAAGTTTCTCAAAGTAAAGCTTCCATCTGATGGTGAGAAGGTTTGGTGGCAGGAGTTTGATGTCACCCCACGCCAATTAGAGGGTTGGAACCCTACCTGCCTTTGATTGCATGTGCAGATTGAACTCATAATGCTAAATAGAACAAACGTCATGCTAATCAGTAGACTATTTCCTCATTTCACTAGATCATTTTAAATGTTTGAAAAGATGGTTTATCTAGTTTTGCTTGCTTTTCTTAACTATATATTTCTGGCGTAAATGGAGAAAAAGGGGGAGGGTCAAGGATGATTCAACTATTGCATTGAGTTTATATATCTGCTAGTTTGGTTGATCATAAATAATATTTCCCATTTAATTGGAGTTTTTTCCTTGTAGAGGTTAGCAACCAGATGCTGGAGTTGTATGAACAAAACAGAGTGCCACCATCACAGGCTAGTGAAGCAGAGGGAAGTGCTGGAGACAGTCAACGACCTCCATCTAAAGCTCTAGCCAATGAAGAACATGGTACTGGTTATAATTCCTTCCATGGTGGAGCTACTTCAAAGATGTCCGTGAAGTCAGCACCATCAAGGCCAGGCTCAGATGGTCATCATAATCGAAGTGGACCTCCTGGAATTAATCAAGCAAGGTATAATGAACATGGAAGTTCtgaaaataatagtatttcaGACCATCAGGGAGATGATGAAATTCATGAGCGAGAGGCCATGACACATCAAGGGAACTCAGGGGATACTGAGAATAAAGGGCATGAAGATGAAGATCAGGAAAGGGATGCGGTTGAACCGAAGGATAAATATCATGGACAAAATGTGTCTAACATTGATGATTCAGCTGGCCAGTTCCCTCAAGGTTCAACTAAAAAGCTGGACAGGGAGAAGCTTAGAGCTACCTTCTTTGAAAGAAGGAAAGCTCAAGGGGATATAACTCATAAAATAGATCCCCTGGACGAGCTTGAGAGGGAACTGGAAGATGTGGAAGTACCAGGCGACAGCGACAAGACTAAGCGCGAAAGAAAGCAGAGCTGCCCAAAGCCTTCAAGGCCAGAGCATGAGAATGCTCAGAGCACCAAATACAGCAATGAGGCTGGAGACGCAGATTTACCTCAAAAGAAAGGTCAATCCTCACATGAAGATGATTTTGATACTGTTGAAGAAGGGGAAGTTGAATCATCTGATGAGGCTGACCGGGAATATCAGTCACCTAAGTCAATCCGCAAGAGGAAGCCTGGTAGTCCCCTGGATAGGAATGGTTTGGGGAGGCATGAGTATTCAGAAAGAGACCACAAACGGCATTTGCAGGAAAACCATGTATGAGAAGAACCGCATAATTGTTTATGCATGTTTGAGGTGTGGTGGCTGGATCTTCTCCATATAGTCACTAAGGCataaaaatagaagaaatttaTTGACGGCTTGAACAGACAATCAGCCTACTCAGATGAAGATGATGGCGGCTGAATATTCTTAGGTGGTTGTTTGACCAGCTCTTGCATTTGGATTTCCTTTTTCTGCTCATATCCCAAATTATATGTCGAGGAACCACTAAACCAGGTAAGATGATCAAATAAGTACATTTATCATAACTCGTGCGGACAGAGAAATAGAGAAGTTTTGCTGCATTTCTTGTTAACTAGTGGACCTCTTAAAATTCAAAACTCAGTAGACTCATCTTGCTATATGAGCTGCAGTTAGTAATGTTTGAAATTGGATTCTGCTTTTCTGATTATGCACTTTATACTTGTTCGCTGGTTAAAGATGGGATATGTTGGGGTATATACATTTTATGGCTGGGGATTTTCAACCTGTGATTCATCTCACCCTTACTTCGATTGCAATAACTATTGAGTTATCGTACGAACTATGTTTGTGTGTTGGGTTTTTTTTTGTACTTTCAAAGTTATGGTAATTACTAAACACATTCACTGTTGGGCAATGTTTGATAGGGACTCTGTATATTTTCTCAACGTAGAGCTAATTTTTGTTGATATAGATAATTTAG is a window of Salvia splendens isolate huo1 chromosome 3, SspV2, whole genome shotgun sequence DNA encoding:
- the LOC121794713 gene encoding cyclin-T1-3-like, with protein sequence MASQLAGEPSSFASDGNFKVTQEKTEESGEQWYFSRKELEENSPSRQNGIDLKKENYLRKSYCTFLQDLGMRLKVPQVTIATAIIFCHRFFLRQSHAKNDRRTIATVCMFLAGKVEETPRPLKDVILVSYEITHKKDPAAVQRIKQKEVYEQQKELTLLGERVVLGTLGYDLNVHHPYKPLVEAIKKFKVAQNALAQVAWNFVNDGLRTSLCLQFKPHHIAAGAIFLAAKFLKVKLPSDGEKVWWQEFDVTPRQLEEVSNQMLELYEQNRVPPSQASEAEGSAGDSQRPPSKALANEEHGTGYNSFHGGATSKMSVKSAPSRPGSDGHHNRSGPPGINQARYNEHGSSENNSISDHQGDDEIHEREAMTHQGNSGDTENKGHEDEDQERDAVEPKDKYHGQNVSNIDDSAGQFPQGSTKKLDREKLRATFFERRKAQGDITHKIDPLDELERELEDVEVPGDSDKTKRERKQSCPKPSRPEHENAQSTKYSNEAGDADLPQKKGQSSHEDDFDTVEEGEVESSDEADREYQSPKSIRKRKPGSPLDRNGLGRHEYSERDHKRHLQENHV